The following proteins are encoded in a genomic region of Canis lupus familiaris isolate Mischka breed German Shepherd chromosome 6, alternate assembly UU_Cfam_GSD_1.0, whole genome shotgun sequence:
- the LOC119872212 gene encoding zinc finger protein 200 isoform X2, with protein sequence MAAKVVPMPLKSKRSFILRVPPDSKLGQDLLRDATGGPKTIHELVLEHFLTFLPEPSLVQPNQKVKETLVIMKDVSSNFQNRLQPHPMLKLLPGKGIQQKQDTVSLYLKTDPEELVVFEDLNVFHSQEECVSLDATQQPTSEKEDNIGEMTLLVMVKGILK encoded by the exons ATGGCTGCAAAAGTGGTTCCAATGCCCCTAAAGTCAAAGCGGTCCTTTATACTGAGAGTTCCTCCAGACTCCAAACTAGGACAAGACCTACTTCGAGATGCTACTGGTGGGCCCAAGACCATCCACGAGCTGGTTCTGGAGCACTTCCTCACCTTCTTGCCAGAGCCAAGCCTGGTCCAGCCCAACCAGAAAGTCAAGGAGACCTTGGTTATTATGAAGGATGTGAGCTCAAACTTTCAGAACAGAC TGCAACCTCATCCTATGTTGAAGCTTCTGCCTGGGAAAGGGATCCAGCAAAAACAGGACACTGTGTCTCTGTATTTGAAAACTGACCCTGAG GAACTGGTGGTCTTTGAGGATTTGAATGTATTTCACTCTCAAGAAGAATGTGTGAGCCTAGATGCTACTCAACAGCCCACCTCAGAGAAGGAAGACAATATTGGGGAGATGACGTTACTGG TAATGGTTAAAGGTATTCTTAAATGA
- the MEFV gene encoding pyrin isoform X2, producing the protein MSCSFGENKSKGLKISDGLEGERQRQSGDGAVSLPANQHEAGKGSQKKPQSRRRDQKSSGCPDMLGKPGARSLSSSSKRSPFPGKLQGEKGSPTDHLRWNASSLGLQELSSGSFTGSLGRVKSKIPGERLSSGQRRPRSLEFTIFSRERELLNPETLLSQEKMRSDHTDSAATPSEVATLDVGATVAPEKGSRNPEHSMIPKEGAFRKTLSNVSLSKGKTTCEHPESIGPSKKNGIEGQEPPETSREVAGGELHQPSGPEVPPSSGKPQDEAMYPLGHAQEGDPADGTYVHDSYRPAIGSEDLKTSGRYSPSCLSSQASLPIKNSGDVQQKEDLQMAILSPRSLPQCERHMKQVQLLFCEDDREPICLICSLSQEHRGHRVRPIEEAALEYKVKIQKQLEYVKELRKSGEEQRSQGDKKTAKFLKQMETQKQRIQHQIEQLYHILEQQEKFFVASFEDLNRTIGQVRETYSTQVSRDIALLDELIGELEAKQFQPEWELMQDIGVTLHRVKMVTVPKLWNTPLEVEKKIQLFYRKSEFVEKSMKYLSEMLRSEIDIFNVPELICAQAHAANVILDAETAHPNLIFSNNLKSVRLGNKWNRLPDNPERFDSCIIALGLPSFFSGRHYWEVEVGNKTGWILGICKASMSRKGSMTLSPDNGYWVVIMMKRSEYQVSTIPPTRLQLREPPKRVGIFLDYKAGDISFYNVTNKSLIYAFTGFSSSEPLQPIFSPGTHDGGKNMDPLTICPVGDQEPH; encoded by the exons ATGTCTTGTTCCTTTGGGGAGAATAAGTCCAAGGGCCTGAAAATATCAGATGGCCTGGAAGGTGAGAGGCAGCGGCAAAGTGGTGATGGGGCTGTCAGCCTGCCAGCCAACCAGCATGAGGCTGGaaagggatcccagaagaagccTCAGAGCAGACGGAGAGATCAAAAGAGCTCCGGGTGCCCGGATATGCTGGGTAAGCCAGGGGCCAGGAGCCTCAGTTCGTCCTCCAAGAGAAGCCCATTCCCTGGCAAGCtgcagggggagaaggggagtcCTACTGACCATCTACGCTGGAATGCCAGCTCCTTAGGACTCCAAGAACTCTCCTCTGGGTCGTTTACTGGGTCCCTGGGAAGAGTAAAATCCAAGATACCTGGAGAACGTTTATCATCAGGACAGAGGCGACCCAGAAGTCTTGAATTCACCAttttttcaagagagagagaactcctCAATCCAGAAACTCTTCTGTctcaagagaaaatgagaagtgaTCATACAGACTCAGCAGCTACCCCCAGTGAAGTGGCCACTCTGGATGTAGGTGCTACTGTGGCTCCAGAGAAAGGCTCCAGGAATCCAGAACATTCCATGATCCCAAAAGAAGGAGCATTCAGGAAAACACTTTCCAATGTATCATTGTCCAAAGGCAAGACAACCTGTGAGCATCCGGAATCTATAGGGCcttcaaagaaaaatggaattgagGGTCAAGAACCCCCTGAGACCTCGAGGGAGGTGGCAGGTGGTGAGCTCCATCAGCCTTCAGGTCCAGAAGTCCCTCCTTCGTCAG GGAAGCCACAGGATGAGGCCATGTATCCCCTTGGCCATGCCCAGGAAGGAGATCCAGCTGATGGCACCTATGTGCATGATTCCTACAGACCTGCCATTGGTTCTGAGGATCTCAAGACCTCAGGCAGATACTCACCCAGCTGCCTCTCAAGCCAGGCCTCACTGCCTATAAAGAACTCTGGAGACGTCCAGCAGAAGGAGGACCTGCAGATGGCTATCTTGAGCCCCAGGTCCCTGCCACAGTGTGAGCGACACATGAAGCAGGTCCAGCTGCTCTTCTGTGAGGACGACAGGGAGCCTATCTGCCTCATCTGCAGTCTGAGTCAGGAACACCGAGGCCACCGGGTACGCCCTATTGAGGAGGCTGCCCTGGAATACAAG GTGAAAATTCAAAAGCAGCTGGAGTATGTGAAGGAGTTGAGAAAatctggggaggagcagagatcTCAGGGAGATAAGAAGACTGCGAAATTTCTG aaacaaatggaaaccCAGAAGCAGAGAATCCAGCACCAAATAGAGCAACTGTACCATATTCTGGAGCAGCAAGAGAAGTTCTTTGTGGCCTCATTCGAAGATCTGAACCGGACCATTGGCCAGGTCAGGGAGACGTATAGCACCCAAGTGTCCAGAGACATTGCCCTCCTCGACGAGCTAATTGGAGAGCTGGAGGCCAAGCAATTCCAGCCGGAGTGGGAGCTCATGCAG gACATCGGAGTCACCCTGCACAG GGTCAAGATGGTGACTGTTCCTAAGCTGTGGAACACTCCCCTAGAGGTGGAAAAAAAGATCCAGTTGTTCTACCGGAAATCAGAGTTTGTAGAGAAGAGCATGAAGTACCTCTCAG aaatGCTGCGTTCAGAAATAGATATCTTCAATG ttCCAGAACTCATCTGTGCTCAGGCACATGCCG CTAATGTGATTCTGGATGCAGAAACCGCCCACCCCAATCTCATCTTCTCAAATAATCTGAAGAGCGTGAGACTTGGAAACAAGTGGAATCGTCTGCCTGACAATCCAGAAAGATTTGATAGTTGCATCATTGCCCTAGGCCTTCCAAGCTTCTTCTCTGGCCGCCATTACTGGGAAGTAGAGGTGGGAAACAAGACAGGGTGGATCCTGGGCATCTGCAAAGCATCCATGAGCAGGAAAGGGAGCATGACTCTGTCACCTGACAATGGCTACTGGGTGGTGATAATGATGAAGCGGAGTGAGTACCAGGTGTCCACCATTCCCCCAACACGCCTGCAATTAAGGGAACCTCCCAAACGTGTGGGCATCTTCCTGGACTATAAGGCTGGAGACATTTCCTTTTACAATGTAACAAACAAATCCCTCATCTATGCATTCactggcttctcttcctctgagcCCCTCCAGCCTATCTTCAGCCCTGGAACACATGATGGAGGGAAGAACATGGATCCTCTGACCATCTGTCCAGTGGGTGACCAGGAACCTCACTGA
- the LOC119872212 gene encoding zinc finger protein 200 isoform X3, with protein MAAKVVPMPLKSKRSFILRVPPDSKLGQDLLRDATGGPKTIHELVLEHFLTFLPEPSLVQPNQKVKETLVIMKDVSSNFQNRLQPHPMLKLLPGKGIQQKQDTVSLYLKTDPESMMLILRVKIFRRKL; from the exons ATGGCTGCAAAAGTGGTTCCAATGCCCCTAAAGTCAAAGCGGTCCTTTATACTGAGAGTTCCTCCAGACTCCAAACTAGGACAAGACCTACTTCGAGATGCTACTGGTGGGCCCAAGACCATCCACGAGCTGGTTCTGGAGCACTTCCTCACCTTCTTGCCAGAGCCAAGCCTGGTCCAGCCCAACCAGAAAGTCAAGGAGACCTTGGTTATTATGAAGGATGTGAGCTCAAACTTTCAGAACAGAC TGCAACCTCATCCTATGTTGAAGCTTCTGCCTGGGAAAGGGATCCAGCAAAAACAGGACACTGTGTCTCTGTATTTGAAAACTGACCCTGAG TCAATGATGTTAATCCTGAGAGTGAAGATCTTCAGAAGGAAACTGTAG
- the LOC119872212 gene encoding zinc finger protein 200 isoform X1, producing MAAKVVPMPLKSKRSFILRVPPDSKLGQDLLRDATGGPKTIHELVLEHFLTFLPEPSLVQPNQKVKETLVIMKDVSSNFQNRLQPHPMLKLLPGKGIQQKQDTVSLYLKTDPEELVVFEDLNVFHSQEECVSLDATQQPTSEKEDNIGEMTLLVNDVNPESEDLQKETVENENHREKASDCNEVDCSVVSEQSPYCHKERLNTSVPKQRKIRNLLVTIENDTPLEELSKYVDINVIALTRNRRTRRWYTCPLCGKQFNDSSYLISHQRIHTGEKPYDCSHCGKSFNHKTNLNKHERIHTGEKPYSCSHCGKHFRQNSHRSRHEGIHIREKMFKCPECGKTFPENKQFVLHMQSHEAVRPYSCKKCGRRFGRLSNCTRHEKTHSACKTGKQKWDQERSDDPAST from the exons ATGGCTGCAAAAGTGGTTCCAATGCCCCTAAAGTCAAAGCGGTCCTTTATACTGAGAGTTCCTCCAGACTCCAAACTAGGACAAGACCTACTTCGAGATGCTACTGGTGGGCCCAAGACCATCCACGAGCTGGTTCTGGAGCACTTCCTCACCTTCTTGCCAGAGCCAAGCCTGGTCCAGCCCAACCAGAAAGTCAAGGAGACCTTGGTTATTATGAAGGATGTGAGCTCAAACTTTCAGAACAGAC TGCAACCTCATCCTATGTTGAAGCTTCTGCCTGGGAAAGGGATCCAGCAAAAACAGGACACTGTGTCTCTGTATTTGAAAACTGACCCTGAG GAACTGGTGGTCTTTGAGGATTTGAATGTATTTCACTCTCAAGAAGAATGTGTGAGCCTAGATGCTACTCAACAGCCCACCTCAGAGAAGGAAGACAATATTGGGGAGATGACGTTACTGG TCAATGATGTTAATCCTGAGAGTGAAGATCTTCAGAAGGAAACTGTAGAGAATGAAAATCATAGAGAAAAGGCTTCTGATTGTAATGAAGTAGATTGTTCTGTGGTCTCTGAGCAGTCTCCATATTGCCATAAAGAAAGACTAAATACATCTGTtccaaagcaaaggaaaattagaaatctTCTAGTTACCATTGAAAATGACACTCCACTAGAGGAACTCTCAAAATATGTAGATATCAATGTGATTGCACTTACCCGAAATCGGAGAACAAGAAGATGGTACACTTGCCCACTGTGTGGGAAACAGTTTAATGATAGTTCTTACCTTATTTCTCACCAGAGgattcacactggagaaaagccCTATGACTGTAGTCATTGTGGGAAAAGCTTCAATCATAAAACAAACCTTAATAAACATGAACGAAtccatacaggagagaaaccttatTCGTGTTCTCATTGTGGGAAGCACTTTCGTCAAAACTCTCATCGGAGTCGCCATGAAGGAATCCATATAAGAGAGAAGATGTTTAAGTGTCCAGAATGTGGGAAAACCTTCCCAGAGAACAAACAATTTGTGCTTCATATGCAGAGTCATGAGGCTGTGAGGCCATATAGTTGCAAAAAATGTGGGAGAAGATTTGGTCGGCTGTCCAACTGTACCCGGCATGAAAAAACCCACTCAGCATGTAAGACTGGAAAGCAGAAATGGGATCAAGAAAGGTCTGATGATCCTGCCTCAACCTGA